The DNA sequence GGCGCCAGCGCGCGCGCGGCGCGCAGCGTATCGCTGTCGCTATCGAACATCTCAACCTGGTCCAGCATCCCCAGCGCCTGCAGCACGGCAACGACCGGCCCGACACGATCGGTCTTCATATCGAGATCGACAAGAATGCGCCCGCAGCTGTGCATCAGAAACTGCATGAGTGTCGGCGGCGAAGCATCCGTGCCCTTCAGTTGCAGCCGCATCAGTTCGGCATAGGAAAGCGTTTCGCTGTCACCCGAACCGTCAGTCATACGATCCACGGTGCGATCATGCATGATGTAGGGCACGCCGTCAGACGTGACATGAACGTCCGTCTCGATAAAATCTGCGCCCGCCGCCACGGCCTCATCAATCGCTGCCAGCGAATTTTCCGCAGCGTGCAAATGGCCGCCGCGATGGGCAGCGATCATCGTCGGCCCCTTAGGGTCGGCCCATTGCTCCGTCAGCGCAGCGATGCGCGGGGTTTCTCCGCAAAACGGAGCAGCCATCGCCGGGGCCGCCGCAGAAGCGAGCACGCCCGCGAAAAGGGCCTTCAAAAGGTTCGAAATCATTGCGGTCCAGTCAGATCGTTGGAGGGCGGGAAGGAAGGACCGCCCCCCGGCTGACCCTTCCCCGGATCGGCAGCAGCGTCAGAAGCGCGTGGTCACGCCCAGCCACAGCACGCGGCCCTTCTGACTGCGCTCCGCCAGCAGGCGGCCGGTTGGCATCTTGCGATAATATTCGATGTTCGATTTCGCGAGATTCTGGCCCTCCGCGATCACGGTTACACCCTCCGCAACGTTCAGGCGGATCTGAGCCGATATCTCGCCGCGGTGGCGGCTGTAGATGTCGAACACCGAGGAGTCCTCGTTGATCGATTTCAGGTAATCATCCACGTAGTTATAGGCGAGCGAAGCGCCGAATAGCGCGGTTTCATAAGACAGCGTGGCATTGGCCAGGAACTTGGGCTGGCCCTCCAGCCCGTTCACCGCTCGCAGCGATTCATCGGACTGGATCACTGTTTGCTCGCCGTCGATCAGCGTGGCATTCGCGGATACCACGAAATTGCGCAGGAAGCCTGTGGTGATATCGTGCATGTCCTGCCGGACCGAGAATTCCACTCCCTTTACCGAAGCGGTCTGCGCGTTCATCGGCGTGGTGATCCGCGCCGTATAGGTCTCGCCATTATACTCGAACCCATCCTGCGTGATGTTCTGGATGAAGATGAGGTTTTTGATATCCTTGTAGAAGCCGGCGAGCGAGATCATGCTGCCGCGCGTCGGGTACCACTCCAGCGAAAGGTCGAAATTGTTCGACGTGCGGGGTTTCAGGTCCGGATTGCCGCGCGTGATGGAGATCGTGTTGTCTTCGCTATCGTCCGGCAGGCCGATCGATTCCCCGATGGCGTAGTAATTGTAATTCGGGCGGCCCAGCGTCTTGCTGTAGCCGGCCCGCAGGATCACCCCGTTCTGGAAGTCATAGCTCGCGATGACTGAAGGCAGCAGGTAGTCGTAGGATGCCTTGCGCTTGCTCAGCACATATTGCGCGCCGGCATTGGGTTCGGCCGGAAGATTGTCGTCCTGCGTCCACAGGTCGATATCCGTGTGCGTTGAGTCATAGCGCAGGCCAGCGCGAACGTAGAAACGGTCGGTGCGATAGGCCGCCTCGGCATAGGCCGCCGCCACCTTCTCGTTGAGATCGTAATCGCTTTGGATATCGTTATCGCTGTTATCGTCAGTGCTCGGATAGCCGGCTGCCGACCAGGCGTTGCGATAGGCTTCATCGTCGATGAACAGGAAGTCCACATCCGGGTCGGTGGTGGGCTCGGTTACCGGCCGAACGAAGTCCACCATGTTGAGCGGCTTGCCGTCGGGGCCCAGGATTTTTCCGCTCGTCTGCCCCTCGTCATAAGACTGATCGGTGTTCTGGAAGCTACCGCCGATATTGAAGCCGAAGCCGCGATCGTCGCCGGCGAAATTGTAATCCAGATTGCCGCC is a window from the Altererythrobacter sp. B11 genome containing:
- a CDS encoding glycerophosphodiester phosphodiesterase family protein produces the protein MAAPFCGETPRIAALTEQWADPKGPTMIAAHRGGHLHAAENSLAAIDEAVAAGADFIETDVHVTSDGVPYIMHDRTVDRMTDGSGDSETLSYAELMRLQLKGTDASPPTLMQFLMHSCGRILVDLDMKTDRVGPVVAVLQALGMLDQVEMFDSDSDTLRAARALAPELQVMTRLTTNATLAAINRGLAPVRIVHGDPDSLTPAATAAIRAMPSRIWANALGEIDDHLAAHSPDACARLAALRDRGVTNIQTDQPALLRRYLQDCGWSVASAPN